Within the Zea mays cultivar B73 chromosome 10, Zm-B73-REFERENCE-NAM-5.0, whole genome shotgun sequence genome, the region aaaattcacatgacacaaacgggaatgccatatattattaatggaatcgttattacagaccacattaacatggtaagaagaatgattgttcaaaacagaaagacggaacaaaccgcctgactcatatgactttccaacaaaagtaccaaacttagacaggaccactttattagactcaaacactaatttgagaccctgtcgacatagcagcgacactgaaatgaggttccggctcatcgagggcacatagagtacgtccttcagcacgagcgtctttcctgaagttaacttcaggtagacctgtccagtacctcgaactgctgccggaacaccatttcccatcaagactggtgcgctgttgaatcccctggggtggagttaaccaccacgttcccttctttgcgctgaggtggaggaccttttcccttcctaagtttgcatctccgagctgtatgcccggagacaccacaaacgtagcagataaagtcctcctttttcttcttcatctttttggacttaggttggttcatattcttctgtggagagttcttcttcttcttctggaattttctatctccacccttctcaacaacgtgagcctggagttgctgagatggcttgttactggaccttgcacgctcttccacattaatcgcagctgacaactcagtgagagtcatttgcttcttcatgtggcggcgtgaagtcacaaagtctcgccaagaaggcgggagctttgccagtattgcattcacctgaaaactgtctggtaggacgcagccatattggaccaagtccctaacaaggagttgaatctcctgtagctgctccataacagaccttccctcaaccattttatagttaaggtagttttccgttgtgaatgactcattgccattgtcaacttcagagaactcgttctcaagttcagtccatagacccttagcggaggtaaaaccagagtacacgtcaaataagcggttcgacaagacattcagcagacgagacaagcatgcctcattggcttcatcccacttggccttctccgctagtgcggcggctttcgctgcatcatcagaatcatctgatgcagcctggggaacagccgacgtcactacccaaaataattttaggtcagtgagccacatgcgagtcttaatctgccagcgtttaaagcttgcgccgtcgaacgcttcaggcttaatgacatcagaactggaggccataataggaattggttttctggattgttgtaaatttagagaaataagtgacatgctttctacatatttatatatattaaatattttaattccgaataaaacaatcatataactcagataaataccatatgaaattatagcagcaatgaacagtagcagttttaagacatgtaaacatgtaaaatagctacacaggtccatttcataattaaacatggcttgctgatgaagaaggcagattaaacaaataaacataattgtttatcttaaactattgctctcaaaatagcgggttgctataataaacagccctccaacgctaaaaggtgatcagagatcctcgactaacgtgacagtcctatcttaccaaataagggttttagatcagatgtaataagcctaataatcaaatatAAATACTGATAGAGAGGAGTTGTGTACTAAATAAattaacagaatttaacacaggtaaacagcctcaacaaagagatttaattaggcacaaataatatcaatgctgaaaaatgataatacactaaaacccagactgtcacgttgtctcactacaccgctatcatcatcgagcacacaaatccgcccataacagtgcaatcacacccaagtatttaatactagcagattgcacaaaattaaacagtaaataaagtgaggcaatgaataactcacaacacgtagattgcctacgtgggaagatcagctcagcgaacacgaagttctgtcccagaaaaccaattccgccgcccacgtccgggcctgcacggcgggaggttgacggagatactagagtcgctgccggagccgagggagacgtccacggcaccagaccgagaagaggaacaccgcgcagcaggaagcccaagcaccaggccacggtggacaaagACCAGCCAGAGTGCACGGCACCACACAGATACCCAAGCACAGTAACAGAGAGGAATACAGTACGCAACTGAGCAGCACCGTGCAATGCAGTACGCAATCTAGCAGCACCGTGCCACCTCTAAATCCAACAGAGAGGAATACAATCCTCCACAAGTGCGGCAGCCACAGCAAGCAATGGCAGCGGCAGTTGTATCAACGGGCAGGAAAAGAAAAGGTGGAGCAGCGATTCTCACAGTGCGATACCGGGAGGGAGAAAGTGCCCATTCTTTAAGGAGCCGACCTCCAGGAAGTTACGCAGGGGGTGGCGTGGATTTCGGCGGGAGCTGAACAGATCAGCCGGTGAGCGCCGCCGCCAGCCTCCCGCTTCCTTTCTCCCTCTGTCCGCTCGCTTGTTTCCTTCTGCGGTCTCTTCCTTTTGCCCTAGGAACGTGCGTCCTCTCTACCAGCCAACTGGGTGGGCTGCTCGGCCTTAGGCCTTGTAGCGGCCCAGCCTGGCTGGCCCTTTGTTTTTTttaataaggtgaaaacatataaTCGGACAGCACTTGCTGCGTTTCGTTAGAATTGGTTACCTCAGTTCTTTCATTGCAGATTGGTGGAGCACTTACCTTCTTTCATGGAACTGGAAATCGGAGGTGTCTCGAGGTAAAAGGTTAAGCTTGTGAATTTCTGTGAAATGGAATTTCAAATTTATAGTTGGTAATGTGCAGGTATCTATAACCCTGGAAACATCAGAAACAATTAATCCCCGTGCATTACATCCTTCGAGAAGGGGCTCACCGACGGTAACCAAGGTATCTTTTCATGCATTTAGGATTTAATTTAAGTTTGAACTAAATCCTAACAATCTGGATCCTTTCCTACACAAACTAGCCCTTAGTGTTGTGAAGTATTATGATAACATTTTCTCCCATCAAGGCAATCATTTACCACTTGGCTTGAGTAATTATTCAGCTTGAATTTCTTTATCATTGTTAACATCCCAGCAATTTCAGATGCCATGCTCTAGTTCCTATGAAACAACCGTAATTTTTATGTCAATCTTTTTACTGGTTGTAATGGTTCACCCTTCTTCCTTTTCGACTTCATGTGCAGCTACACAGTGAACACCATGAGGTTGTTTCAGATCTTCACCACACAAGCTTTCTATTTTCcatccccattgatggccctatgTCATTTTCTACCTCAAAGGTCACTGTACAGTGGTCTCTTCGATTTGAGTTCTTCACAACTCCTGAAGGAACAGACCCAGCTAGGTATGCCACAGTGTTAACCATTTTGTGTGCTGGGAGTCTGGGACAATCTCTTGCCTTTCATGTCTTTGCTATTATTTTGCAATTTGCATGAATATTTATTATAGGAGTTTGTAACTACTATCATAACTAGTTTTGTAAGAACTATTTTACTTGTTTGACTTGAGCGATCTTATTGTGCATCATCTGGCTTCTCTTTTCCAGGTATGAACACCCACTCCTTGTTGAGAAAAGAGAGAAGGGTGAATGGGTCCTCCCTGTAACTGTTTACGCACCTCCACTGCACAGACGAGCTACTCGTGGGAGGAATGATAGATCTGGCTTACCTGGAAACATCCTCGACTCTTGAAGTGCACTGTTAATGGTGCCCTAATTAAGGTTTCGAGTGGGTTTGCTTTGATTAGCCTGATGATTACCCTAAACATGACAGGTGCTATTCTAGTCGATCTTGGAATCCTAGTGATCTTAAATGAGAGATACTACAAGGCACACCAGCCTGAGTGCATATCTAGCCAAGATTCACATTTTATCAATGTGCAGCCAATTGTTACCCAGTAAGATCTGGTGAAAAATGGGGTCCCGTTATCTTAGAATTTCTAAATATACAAATTTTGTTATGCATATATCTGAAAAAGATAAAACGACGAACTACAAATTATTATAATTTAGAATAGAGGAAGTACAAACTAATATTGTTTAGGAAAGAATTCGATGGTATTCAGTATTCACAATATAATCCCTTCCATTTGCACAACACGGCATATATTTGTTCAGCAGCAGTCTATGTTCTTTATCAATTCTTATTGATGTAAAGAAACAAATTATATTCCAGTCTTTTCAATCCAAGTGGGTTTTTTCCCGTATGAATCATCATTGCCGAACAAGCAAATAAATCATCATTGCCCAACATGCAAATCCACTCCAATGACACAACAACGTGCAAAACCACTACTAAAGGGGTTTACAAAAATTGGGTTAAAAACATAAGCCATTCCTTTACATGATCATATTTGCAACTACCAACAAAAAACAAGAAAGGAATTAGCTTGGAGTAATTGCTCATTATAAGCCATTCCCATGGTGCCATGGTGGTACCAGCGTTCCGCAGCAGCTATGGTAAGTTCATGTACAATGACACCGGAGCGGGATTGACACGCCATCAGGCTTCCGCTTGTCCCTGATGATTGCCTCCTGAATCATTGGCAGTTTCTGCTGAATCTTCTTCCATATGTGACTCACAGCACCATCAATGGAGGTAGAGCCTCTGCTGCTGGAGTAGCTGGTGTCATACTCAAAGATAGGTTGGACACGAGCCAGGTTTCTTCGAAACTCGTCCTTCTGCTGCTTGGAAATATTCCTCAAGTAGCTTGTTAGCCATTTCGGTCTCATAGCGTTACTAACTgacacgaaaatggagatttctgTGTAGTCTATTATCCCTTCGAAAGGGAGCTCAACCTCATCACTAACGATGACTGGTATGCACAGACTGGCAATAGCATCAAAGAGGCGACATGAGGTTGGGGTGTCACCGGCTGGGTGCAAGCAAAATTCCGATGTCCGCAACCCTTTTATTGATTGTTCACGTCCGGTGGCATTCGGGAAGCCTTCTTCCATGATAACGTCAGGCTCATTACCCAGCAAATCCCATAATTTCTCTCGTACTAAACCACCCTGAAAGAAGATATTGTATATTCAAAAGCATGAAGCCTGTGCTAAAGTTAGAAATATCACCCAAATTTAGAAACAACGATGTTTAATGTAACTTAGCCTGACTGCTTAACCATGCATTGTCTATTTTGTCATATACGGGTCAATAGCAAACTATAAGTTAGAAAGCAGCTACATAGAGCTCGTTTCTGAATATCATTATCTAGCACAGCAAACTATAAGGTCATCAGGATCGAGAATTGTTGTTGGAAGCATGTTGCTCAAAATGATAGCTAGCAAAAGCTTTGAAGAAAAAAAATTATAAGTACCATCGTTTGTTTGTTCATCTCACTTTTAGTAGCTCAAGTTCAGATATTTAAAAGCCGGTAAACATAAATACGGTGTAAGTTTATATTTTCCATAGCAACAAAATACCCATATGTACTGGTTGTGATATTTTTCATGGCTTGTGAATTGCTTGGGAAGAGTTATGTGAAACTTATTAGAGTACGGATTACTGATAAAGGATAACAAACAGTCCAAGTGCTGAATAGAGTGATAAAAAGCACTGACCCGATGCCTATGCTTCGCCCCCTTGAAGTAGAGAAGTGTGCGACGATCTTTATTCTCTGATAAGAGCAGTGTCGGAAGCAAATGCGTGTAAGGCACAATAACATCCTTAAGCAATGACACTTGAGTGTGCTGTATCACCCGAGACGAGTTTTTGCTTGAAGACTTTGAATCAACTTTATACCATCCTCCAAAATCAACCACCAAAAGGATTGCAGGAGCAATCTCAGCACGGACATGCCACATAGCCACAGGGTCTGTCAAAGAATGCTTCAGTATTTAACATAACCTGAGCACGCAAAAGAACAATAAGCTGGTACGCAGATAAATCTTCAGCAACACATAAACAGAACACATCACACTAAAACATATTTGGATTTTTGCAGGAAAACCTCAGTCAACCATGGTAACAGTTGCATTAACATAACTATTAAGATTTGCATGTATACACATGCATGGCCAGTTATAGTCACAAGTACACAATATATAACTGATGCCGAGAAAGCATATAGGATTATCGGACACCTTCACAAGCTTGCACTCCAAGGATCAAAATTGTTGATAACATCTGGATACCTCATACCTGTCAGGACGAAGATGTGATCCCGGCCGCTGGACCTCCGCCACGCGGGGTGGGAGGTGACGCGGTCGACAACCTCCCGCTGCCGCCGGTAGTCTTCGTTGCCGTCCTTCTTGCGGAAGGCGCCCTTGGTTCCCCACCCGAGCTCCATCTCCGCAGACAGCGTCGCGAAGAAGGGAACAAAGACGACATCGGCTTCCCTCCAGTCCGCGACGACCCTCACGGCGGCCGGCGCCGTCGCCGCGGCGCGGAGGGAGGCGAGGAGCCAGTACTCGGCGCTGTACTGCTTGATGAGGGGGTTCTCGGGGTATGGCGGGTGGTCGTGCGGGGGCGGGTGGTCAGGGTCGGACGAGGCCTGGATGCGGGAGTCCGCTGCGCGGAGGGACCAGTAGCGGTCGAGCAGGCCGTAGTTGAACGCGCGGGGGAGGTCCGCGACGTAGACCCTGAGACGGCGGTCGGGTTCGAAGGCTTGCCGCGAACTGAGGACAGGCGGGGTGGTAGGCCGGAAGaggaagaaggagatggagagtaGGAGGAGGAGGACGGGGACGACCAGGATGGGGAGCCGCTTCATGGCCGACGCCGGTCAGATCTGGGTGACCGGAGGTGGTGGACGCACATCCGGCATCGTCTGCTCCATTTCCTCGCGGCGCCTCGAACCTCTGCCAAAGTGGACCAATTTTCTTTTTCCTGCTATTCTTCTCAGCGCATGTAGGCCATGTTATTGTTATTTGGGTGTCACCTTTGCCAGCAGCCCAAATGCCAGGCCCATCCTCAATTGCCATGGCCCATGGACTCAGAAGTCGCGCGTCGCGCCAGTGGAGGTGCCGCCGTGGCAGCGCCATCCTGCTCGGACCGCtcaaggcggcagcggcgcggctCCGTCACCTGGCCGTAGGCACGTCAAGCCACGTACTGTTGCGCGCCGTCGTCGTCTTCCCATGCAACGACTGCTGCGCGACGGGTTCGTAGCAAGCACAAAGAGCAGCGCCTGTGACTAGGGAGCACGAAGGAGACGCGACATGGAAGCCACCGCAGTTCTCCTCCTCCCAGTCGTCCCTTGCGCGGCGGTACTACTACTGTTACTCTTCTCCTAGAAGCCGTCCAGAGCCGCCAAAGGCAGACGCCACCCGCTGCCTCCGTCCCCGCCGACCTGTTAGATAACTCTGGCTAGTCCCTGTCGTTTGAGTTTCAGTCTGAGTCAAGTTAGTCAGTTAGCTATTGTTCAGTTAGGCGTCATTCAGTCAGTTAGCGTTCAGCCGGAGGTTGTTCGAGCTGAGCGAATCACACGGAGAAGAGTGGGCGTCGTGTTTTCCTAGTATTTTTTGAAGGATCAGGAGGGCAACCTCTAGTGCGCATTTTATTAGAAAGCGAAAAGAAAAGGATAGAACCTGATACTTTTACAATCAATGAaaagaagagaaaaagaaaaagaaagaactaTTCCTATGTTTGCCACAAACTTAGCCAATTCGGAATTGAGGTGTCAAATTCCCCCCGCGCTCTGTGAATGATCAGTCGCAATTCTCTACTAAATTCCTGAGTACAGCGGAGCACCGAGGGATCTTTGTTTGAAAACAACCACTCGTTTCGGCTTTTCCAGATGCTCCAAGTCATAAGAATAATGATCTCCATAGAGAAGGGAACGTTGAGCTGGTGCTTGAGGTTCACTGATGCCTCTTCAGGATTAGAAATTCTGGGCGGGGTAATGCCAATTGAGTTCCAGCAGGCTTTCGCGAAGTTGCATCTGAGGAAAAGATGTTAAAGGGTCTCCTCTCTTTGCCAAAGGCAGTTTTCGCAAGAATAGGAATCTAGCTCCATGTTTCTCCTTCTCAACATATTTCTGGTGTTTAGCCTGTTTTTGAGCCACAGCCAGTAGAAGACTCTATGCTTAGGCTGACATTTACTTTTCCAAACTAGTCTGTAGATAGGATGAGTCTGCATCTGGCCCATGGAAGATCTGTAAGCTTTTTGGGACGAGAATTTGTCCGACCCCCAAATGTACTTCCATCGGTCGTGAGCATCATTAAGAACGATTTGCTCCTAGGACCCCTTGAGCACCAGAAATTGATCAAACGCTTGATCAGAGACAGGTAAATGAAAAAGACCATGAAATTGTTCTTGATCCTTGGCCTCTTTGATAGTCATTTTTGAGTTTTTGGCAAA harbors:
- the LOC100217246 gene encoding Probable arabinosyltransferase ARAD1-like, translated to MKRLPILVVPVLLLLLSISFFLFRPTTPPVLSSRQAFEPDRRLRVYVADLPRAFNYGLLDRYWSLRAADSRIQASSDPDHPPPHDHPPYPENPLIKQYSAEYWLLASLRAAATAPAAVRVVADWREADVVFVPFFATLSAEMELGWGTKGAFRKKDGNEDYRRQREVVDRVTSHPAWRRSSGRDHIFVLTDPVAMWHVRAEIAPAILLVVDFGGWYKVDSKSSSKNSSRVIQHTQVSLLKDVIVPYTHLLPTLLLSENKDRRTLLYFKGAKHRHRGGLVREKLWDLLGNEPDVIMEEGFPNATGREQSIKGLRTSEFCLHPAGDTPTSCRLFDAIASLCIPVIVSDEVELPFEGIIDYTEISIFVSVSNAMRPKWLTSYLRNISKQQKDEFRRNLARVQPIFEYDTSYSSSRGSTSIDGAVSHIWKKIQQKLPMIQEAIIRDKRKPDGVSIPLRCHCT